The nucleotide sequence CGCACTCTCCGAATGCGGTGCAAGCAATGTAGAAGCGTTATACCGTACGATATCGGGATTCATCTGATTTCCTCCAAATCACGGAGTGCAATGCCCAGATAGTAGACTGTGGACTCTCCATCTGGGTGCTTCGTCTCCCGTTCAAATTCTATCTGATTACTGAGGCGACGGCCAAACCAACTCCTCGAATCGACAGTTGCACTATGATTCTCAGCCCACGTTTTGTACCGTTCATAGACCGCTGCTGATTTGACTTCGTTCCCCTCATCGACCACCAAACACTCCTTGGCAAACTGTTCGGCGACGACGTTCGGATCGTCTCTCCAGCCCGCCTCGATATCAGGGTAAGCTACATCGTCGCTTCCCTCGGATGCAGCTGTCTGTATCTCGGCCTCAGAGCCAAACGATGTACTGAGGAGTGTTTCGAGTGGCTTCGTGGAACCGTCCCTATAGGCGACCGGCTCACCGTCCTCACGGAGAATGACGATTGCATAGCTGTCTGTGCCGTATGTTGGGTTCGTCAACTCCGCTGCTGGGATAAACGGCCGTTTGATTGTCACCCAGTCGGTCTCAAGTGCCGCCTTCGACTCATAGACGTGAACCTCCCCACGCTCATAGACGAGATACTCCTCCACTGGGTGGTCGTAACTGTAAGTTGCTGGTACACGATCTTTGGTGACTTTGTCCCACTCAGAGACACGAAGATGTTCTGTGCCACTTCCATCGCGAAGGACAATCTTGTCTCCATCCTTCACCCACACAGAACGCTTAAAGTCGTCGTCTCCGCTTGCTGGTCGGACGGCCGTCACGCCACCCTGTTCGGTTGCTCCGCCATTGAACGTCAACGGCGAATCGTGCGTATAGAACCGCGTCTCGCCGTTCGCGAGTTCACGAACCGGAGGTGAGAGGATGGTCTCAATTCGTTTTGCCCAGTAGGTTTCTGTCTCACCGGGTCGGACGACAAAGAGCGGAACTGCACTCTCCGCTTGAGCCTTCTGGAGGTTCGTGAGGACCTTCGCTGGGTTTTCTGGCGTCGTCGTCTCGACTTCGATTGCGAACGGCGCTTCGAGGTCCGGATGGGTCGCTCTCGCGTCCGGTTTCTCACTCCCGTCTTGCGTGAGAATCGAGACGGTGAATCCCAGCGGTGATAGCGCTTGTTCAATCTCCAAGAGTGCATCATCGTGGTCGCCCCCACCGGCGGACTGCACGTCGCCTGTGTCGGGTTCGGCTGCTGTTTCACCCGCCTCCGTGAGTCGGATGATGAGTTCGTCGGCCTCGATATCGACCGCGGTATCGAGCAGTCGCGACCGTTTACGAATCTCGGTGAGTTCCTCGTAGGCCGGTGGCTCAGCCTCGACACGCTCGTACAACGCTCGGAGCGCCTCATCGACGGTCTCGACACTCACCCACTCGTTGTCTTTGCGAACGCCTTCACGGAGTTGCACACTTCGGACGGTCTTCGCGATGGCGACGTCCAGATCATCAGTAGTGACATCGAGTAACTCTCCAAGTTCATCTGGCGTTGTCGCTGTCGGCTGACTGTTGTCTCGGGGGACGCCGAACTCCTGCTGTGTCCGCTCGTGTACGCGAGACAGGGCGTCTTGGAACCGCTGTTCTTCGAACGCCGTCAGTGGCGACTCGCTCTCTGGGTGGCCTGCTGGGATTGGGAGTGGTTTGACGTTGAACGGGTACGGCCCCGTTTCACCAAACGTCGGACTCGGGAGTTGGGCAATCCATTCACCCCGAGGTAACGACCCAATCCGATTGGCGAACGCTTCGGGGTCCAACTCCTCGTGGGCCATCGCGTTGGCCAACTCGCGGTCGACCTTGATTTTCCCAACGAGCAACGTCCCGATATTGTTGAGCAGATTGAGGTAGAGGCGTCTCCCACCCTCGGTTTGCATCTGCTCGGGGAACTGCATCGCCAGTCCCACCGAGAGTCGGAAGCTCCGTCCTTTCTCAAGCATATTGTTGAGGACGTCAGAGGCGGCCACAGACGCGGCCTCGTCGATCATGAGGTTAACCACGTAGTCGTTAGGGCGCTGGGTCAGGTCGTCCTCGTGCGTCCGCAGGGCGTCTTCGAGCATCGCGAGGATGAGTCCGGTCAGCAGTTTCGCCGCCTCGTCACTCAATCCCCCGAGGTCGAACAGGATAATTTGGTTGCTGTCGAGGACCTCTCGCAGATCGAGCTGCTGAGCAGTGTTGTCGAATATTCGTTGGAGATTACCGTCCAGCGAAATGTATGCAAGACGGTTGTTAAGCCCGTCAAGCGTTGCTGAGAACGACTGTGCGTCGGTGTTGACCCGCCGACGGAGTGCGCGCTGGGCAGCGACATCAGTCGTCTTCGGTAAGACTGCTTCATCTGGGTTAGGCGGACCGGCGGCCGCAAGTTGATCAGAAGCGTGCTCGAGTTGTTCGTGTCCGAAGAAGTCGGTGCTTTCTCGGTAGCTCCCGTTTTCACGGCCGTACTCCTCGTCGAACAGCGCCTTGATGAGCGACTCAATGAGAATCGGAGAGGTGATTGCGCGTCGAAAGCGGTCCTTCCCCATGACGAGTTCGAGGATTTGTCTGTACTGGTCGGCTTTGCGCTTGACAGCATCCGTCCGCCGAACGCCACGCGAGAGTGCTGGACGAAGGTCAAAAAAGGAGAATCCAGGCAGGATATCGGGAAGCGTGAAGCGCAGCACGTTCTCTTCGAGATCTTCCATCCCGAAGCGGCGACCGTGTGCACGCATGTAATTCTCTGTGAGGCCGTCGCCCTTGTGGTCAAGCACAATAACTGGCCCATCGGTATTGGCGTACGCCGAGAGAATATCGTTGAGAAGTGCCTTCGACTTCCCGCCACCCGTTGTTGCCGCCCGGAGGTAGTGTGTGACCAATGACGATGTTGGTATACACACCGACTCGTCTTCGGGAATGCCGTTCTCATCGATGGCATAGCCAATCTCCATGCCCTCGCGAAGACTCGACATGTGGTCGTGGTGAGGCAGGGGAAGTGAATCCTGACTCTCTTGTTCGGAGCGCGTTCGGCGTGATCCCTCAACGCTGAGTTCACTCCCCGAGGGAATAGTGATGAATTGCGTGAGTTCGTGCCCATTACAAACGAAATCTGGTGTCGTTCGACCCCGGCCCGTAATGAGCTCTCGATCGAGCAGTCGGTCCAGAGTATCGAGTGCGTGGTTTCGTTTTGTGGTTTCACGACGACCATTGTCCCGAAGCCGTTCACGCTCGACTTCGTAAAAGTCTCCACCAATAGAGTCAAAGACGGTCATCAAATCATCGAGTTGTGCGTCAACCGTCGCCTCGTCAGTATCGGCCGGTGGAACAGCGACCGCCTGGAGGTTAACGGTGAACGTTCGTTTCGGATTCTTCGCGCGGATTTCGTCGAGACGTTGCCTCGTATTGTCGCTGAGAGACTGTTCTTTCTCGGCGAGGCTTCGCGTGTCAATGAAGACGGTGCTGACGGCTTTGTCGATGAGTGTGTCCGTCTGGTTCCGGAGGTCGAGCTTGCGGCTCTCAGCCGCAGACGACCAATCAGGCTTCCGCTGGAAGAGCACTTGAAAGACGACCGGAGCCTCAATGTCGGAGAGTTCATCGATGAGCGAGACAAGTGGAAGCGAGGGTCCATCGTCAGAGAGCGATGACTCTCTGTCACCTCGAGTGAGCAGCATCATCCAATCCTTGCGGCGAACGCTCGAACCATTCCACTGCACTCCTCGTGGCGACAACTCCTCCTCAGTTACCTCGTCTGTGAGGAATTTCGATTCGAG is from Haloprofundus halophilus and encodes:
- a CDS encoding conjugal transfer protein, whose product is MTREYIRVTPTSETVHTSTIPTAIESLHKLTAEQSSLTQRLNPLHSNPPPTFEFLVVSEGAEEPVEFYYGAEKHLETLEERLTRIYPSSFDISRESFNLESKFLTDEVTEEELSPRGVQWNGSSVRRKDWMMLLTRGDRESSLSDDGPSLPLVSLIDELSDIEAPVVFQVLFQRKPDWSSAAESRKLDLRNQTDTLIDKAVSTVFIDTRSLAEKEQSLSDNTRQRLDEIRAKNPKRTFTVNLQAVAVPPADTDEATVDAQLDDLMTVFDSIGGDFYEVERERLRDNGRRETTKRNHALDTLDRLLDRELITGRGRTTPDFVCNGHELTQFITIPSGSELSVEGSRRTRSEQESQDSLPLPHHDHMSSLREGMEIGYAIDENGIPEDESVCIPTSSLVTHYLRAATTGGGKSKALLNDILSAYANTDGPVIVLDHKGDGLTENYMRAHGRRFGMEDLEENVLRFTLPDILPGFSFFDLRPALSRGVRRTDAVKRKADQYRQILELVMGKDRFRRAITSPILIESLIKALFDEEYGRENGSYRESTDFFGHEQLEHASDQLAAAGPPNPDEAVLPKTTDVAAQRALRRRVNTDAQSFSATLDGLNNRLAYISLDGNLQRIFDNTAQQLDLREVLDSNQIILFDLGGLSDEAAKLLTGLILAMLEDALRTHEDDLTQRPNDYVVNLMIDEAASVAASDVLNNMLEKGRSFRLSVGLAMQFPEQMQTEGGRRLYLNLLNNIGTLLVGKIKVDRELANAMAHEELDPEAFANRIGSLPRGEWIAQLPSPTFGETGPYPFNVKPLPIPAGHPESESPLTAFEEQRFQDALSRVHERTQQEFGVPRDNSQPTATTPDELGELLDVTTDDLDVAIAKTVRSVQLREGVRKDNEWVSVETVDEALRALYERVEAEPPAYEELTEIRKRSRLLDTAVDIEADELIIRLTEAGETAAEPDTGDVQSAGGGDHDDALLEIEQALSPLGFTVSILTQDGSEKPDARATHPDLEAPFAIEVETTTPENPAKVLTNLQKAQAESAVPLFVVRPGETETYWAKRIETILSPPVRELANGETRFYTHDSPLTFNGGATEQGGVTAVRPASGDDDFKRSVWVKDGDKIVLRDGSGTEHLRVSEWDKVTKDRVPATYSYDHPVEEYLVYERGEVHVYESKAALETDWVTIKRPFIPAAELTNPTYGTDSYAIVILREDGEPVAYRDGSTKPLETLLSTSFGSEAEIQTAASEGSDDVAYPDIEAGWRDDPNVVAEQFAKECLVVDEGNEVKSAAVYERYKTWAENHSATVDSRSWFGRRLSNQIEFERETKHPDGESTVYYLGIALRDLEEIR